ttcatttgtgttccaattcaaaacataaaaaaaaaaaatcgttcttatttaatttgtttcatCTTGAGTTTGTCAGGCATGATGGTTTGACACTAGATTTTAGCTGATGCGTGATGatgaatttttttgtcaataagtAAGCATCCACTGGTAAACAAAGAAGTCTCAATAATTCGCATTGTTTTGAACATACCTCGGCTATTCTCCAACCTGCGCCCCTGCGCAGTTGTCCTTACTTTCTGAAGCTATTGCTAAATATTCAGCATTCCTGGAAagaaacagagaaaaaaaatacatgcgtTTTGCTGCACAATATTTGCAGTACAGCATAATGTGTAAAGAAGCACAATTATGTCTTCCTTTAATCAAGTCTGTTAGCTTACTTCTGCTAATTTTCAACCAAAATAATACTAACATTTGTGGCTATTTTGAGCCTTTGTACGTTCGCCTTATCCCAGGATAAAATTGTGACATTTGCTGATTTTTCTAACCCTCAAAATAATATACATACGCGGCTTCTCTTAACGCTTCCTCCCCGGCTGCTGCTATTTTCCTGTAGCAGTATATCATCTCGATGAGGAGCCATACCTGCAGGCCGATGATGGACACGTACATCATGACTTCAGACACGATGGAGGCTGTACCTCGTGTGGCTGCGCACAGAGATGCAAGACAGATGACATCACACAAATGTCAAACAGACAACCTAATAGGCAAGCATCCCAAACGGAGATAATACCTTTTTCCACCACAGAGAGGTAGACCACTTTGCTGACAACGGTGGTGTATTCGTAGTTTTCGTACGTGAGGATGCGGTTGAAGAAGCAGCGATATGTGCCCGAGTCATTGAGGGTGACATTGAGAATATATATGGACGCGTCTTGGATGTCGTTGCTCCTCTTGCTCCCGTTCCAGTCCAGGCGGTCCATGAAGTGTTCGTTTTCAATAGTGGGTCTCATTTCTCCATATGTGTAAATCTGATGACACAGACAGATTATATTTCTAATcaatttctttccatttttgtCTCAAATGAGGATTTTAACGATGCGTGTGTTTTTCCAGCATGTTATCAAACCGCAAACAGAGGACAGCGCACAAAATCAACACCGCTGCAGGTCAGAGATATTGACACTCGGGCTGCATGCAGGCATGTCAACAATGACAGGTGTTCCCTCACCTGCACAAAGTCAACCTCTCCTTTGGCCTTGAAGTACCATTCAACCGTGGCGCTCGCTTTGACCTCACTCCTCCGCTTGCAGGAGATGCAGGTTAGTTTGAAGCCTTGGCCCACCACCGCCTCTGTGTCCGAGTCCGGCTCTGCGCACGCCCCATTGCACTGGTGCACTGTTTGCATATGACACCCATAGACAGCAATTCATTGCGGTCGTTGAAGGCGTTATGACAAAATATGAAGCAAGTGAGAAACTCACCAAACAATGTGCCGGTGAGGAAAAGCAGTAGTATGTGAATAGGAGTCATGTCACAGACTTGTTTGGGGCCTCAGAAAGTTCCTTAAACACGCCTAATCTActtattgtatgttttgtttagaTATTATTGatatgaatgtttttattttaagaatacTACGGATTTTAAGAAAGATAGTTCTTAATAAAGTGCATTCTAGCAGCTACACATGCATTGTACTGTGCAAAATATCCACCTACAGGCCACTAAGAGAATATACACAAAATATACACCTGTATACTTCTTTGGCTCAAGTCAACAGTTTCTTGCTGATTATTGCGACAAATTATTGCTGCAGACAATAATGCTGAAGTTTGctttcatttacaaaaaaaaaaaaaatagcgcgTGTAACATTCTAAATCATGTGATGACTCACAGTGTCCGGTATTTCACCTTGAGATTCTATTACCTTTTCCCTGAGGTTGTTAAAATGAGATTTGACATCATTACATCAACCTGGAAATAAATGCACTCATCTCTAATGTTGTCAAATGACAGACATTAAAGTATTTGTAAATGAGGAACATGCCACCAACTGACTCTGCATTATAATTGCAAATAATATCACTTGGCAACTAGCTGGTTGACACCAgttaaaaataatctaaatataTTCCTCAAATCGAGTCACCTACTAACGTCAGTTTAAAAGTCTCCTCCGGGGCAAAATGTGACGTCGTCCTCCGCGATGGAAAACGTGGAATTTCAGATATGTAAAGAGCCCTTGCGCCTAAGAAACAATCCCCGGTCGCGCTGGCATTGCAGACGAGCCTGCACGCACACAACCAAATCCATCACCCACCAGAGGAAACAAAAAGCCAGCAGATACGTCCTTGGTGCGATCACAGTGCCTTATGCTGcgccacagcagcagcagctctgCCTGAGTTGATGCTGCAGATGTACTGCGGTAAAATGACCGATGCACGTCAGTGACAGCAGCTGCTAAGATGCTTGTATTCCACCACTCATTCTTTCCATTTGACTCGATTAATTTAAAACGCATACTGTCTCATTTTTGCGCATAATTTATTCAATATCATCATAGCAATAAATTTTTGCAATTTGTAGAAACGAGGCTGGGATATTAAGGTGTACTGGCCCTTTAAGAACCTTCTGTTGGATGAGGTGACCCAATGGCTCCATCTCCTGTCATGTGtcgggtttatttatttatttatttatttatttatttttatgacccAACTAAACAATTGAAAATAACCCCAACTGAGGGACACTGGACATAAAGTCTGGGTGTGTCTATGGCATGAAAAGGGCttgaattataaaaaaaaaaaaaaaaaaaagtaactgataGAGCGGTCGCAAAATATATTCTTGTGGGCCATCGTGGCCCCCAGGCCACTGGTTTTACACCCCCTGCTGTAATTTGTGCATGAGCATAACAAGAGACCCATTTCAATGATCATCTTTGACCAATCTCACagttgcaataataataatctcatcTACTAAAATGAGACTCATCTAGTCTGTCATATAgtgaccttttaaaaacacttgACAACTTTGTGaattatttactttattattttatatttatttatatttttacgtgaaatatattaaatattgtaTTAAAATGTACTGTCCCTTTTAAACTTTCTCGCTGGACAAGATGACCCAATGGCTCCATCTCCTGTCAGCCCTTAAATATCGTATTATGTTGGGCTTTTTATTACCATCTAAACATTACACACCTGGTTCTCGTGGAAGAAAATTGAATAAAGAAATTTCAACGTTTCCCAATGACGTTGGAAAATGTAGTGCTCTTCGCCATTCGGTTTAGTTAGCAACAGCTGTGCACTACCGTCGTTAACACCATGCGAGCTGTGTTAACCGTtgcttgcttctttttttttttttttttatgtaacagcaattaatgtattttaaacGCTATACCCTTGGCTGAGAAGTATTCTGGACATGCCAGAAGACGCGACGCATTCCAAATAAAAAGCGCAGCGGAAATATTTCGCATAGGTAAGTGAAAATAACTGCTAGCTAACTAGCGTCATATATGTCACTTGCTAGCGCCGTGCTAATTACGTTTACGTTTGACGAAGCATCTGCAGTACGCTACGGCACATGCTAGTTGATACCAAATGGGCTTGTGCTTATAGAATTATGCTTTTTAACGATGACGAACAGTGACGACCATGCTACAGTGTTTTATGTAATCTACAGTTATCACAATGTCCAAGCTGCTAAGTGTTTATTTACACTTAGACACGCCTAAGAGATGCGTTTTGAAACTTAAATGTGAATAATTTTCGACTGACGACGCAATTGAGAGGTTTATGACGCAAAAGTGAGCTGTGTAGATAAGGTGAGGTAGTAAAAACTGATGGGGAGTCCCCGTTTTACGACAGTACAGACATACGACGCTTAAGAATTTACGCAGAGATGTAACAATTGATGTGTTAACGCACAAATGTTCTATTTAGGAAGCCACTAATGCACTGTAGCGATGGTTAAGCCAGCATGCTTGTAAATAATTGTATATGgtttattattgtaaataattgtaTATGGTTTATTAAGTTAAAAGTTGCACTTTATTTCATGTGTGTCTAATGGAAGAGTAAAAAAGGAACAAATATCTGAATAACATATCACCTTGTGTTTCTCCCAATAGTATCGCCTGACTATGGATCCAAGTTCCAGCGCTTCTGCTGTTCCCACAGCTTTGACTGTGCAGGTGTGTTTCCCATCAGTACGTGCTGCTGTTCTGGACAACCTGAATCACCAGCGAGCGGAGGGTCGGCTGTGTGACCTCTCTATCCACGTGCAAGGCAAAGTGTTCAAGGCCCACCGCTGTGTGCTCGCCGCATCCTCGCCTTACTTCCATGACCAGGTAGAGGACGTTAGGACGTTATTTGCACAGGCTACGGTCCATAAATATTGTGAGATTTGCATTGtcattgtgtaatatattttgttGGTCCTTAGGTGTTATTGAAGAACGTGACGACAGTTTCCCTCCCGTCAGTCATGGACCCAGTAGCTTTTGAGAGCGTCCTAAGTTCTGCGTACACAGGCCAGCTGACCATCGTTCACGATGACATCGTCAACTACGTCACCGTAGCCAGTTTCCTCCAGATGTGGCACATCGTGGACAAATGCACCGAGATCTTAAAAAGACCCCGGCCCTCGGCAGAAGTATCCCCGCCGGATGCCTCGGCAGTTCACGCCGGCGGCGCGTCCAGGCAGCAGTCGCCGAGCAGCACTGACTGTTTGTATCTAGAGAGGGAGGGGAGAAGGAAAGAGGCCAAACCTGACGCCTTGCCTCCTTTAGCTACTTGGAGGCGACCACAGCAGTTTTCAAGGTGGGCGGGCTCACGTCCCTCTTCAGCGCAGCATTTGGCCGACTCCCAACTGGATGCCCTCCCATACGCAGGGAGCAACTACACCTGCTGCCAAGAGACATGTGACGGTAAAAGTGGCCATTTCGGCCACAGTAGTCCCAGTGCGGAGGTATTGAAGCAGAAACTCAGGTGTCAACCTCGAGGAGCTCTGCAGAGTGTTGACAGGCACAACGAAAAGGACATTGACGGTGAGGGCGATGAAACatcacagaagaagaaaaattacAAACGAGAGCTCGAGGCTGATGAAGGAATCGGAGAAGAGGCGGCGCAGAAGAAGGAAGGAGTCGTACAAACGGGACATTGTGGTAAGGTTAAGCGCACAAAtagcacattttctttttcaaacatGCATTTTTGAAAGACAAATTCTAATATTAGAATTAAGCGTTAAGTTTGAAGTCGTCAAATCAGACTGAAAGAAAAAGTCAAGACAATGTACCATCACTTCATATTCCTTTGAATAATTAGAACATTATTATCATAGTATTATTCTTTAGTCCTTAACAGTACTTAAAAAATTGGTGGTTTATTAGTTactgaaaaaatgaaaagaaagaaagactagCCTTTACATAACAGCAGTGTTTTGCTTTAATATTTTTCCCTTTATTGAACCCATATTtatccactatttatttatttatgaaactCACTTCATTTCTATTTGATTTTGATGtcaatttatttatctttttgtgTGCAAAAAACGGCAAGTCCaagtccacccaaaaaaaaaacactagtctgaaaacggcattctgattaatattgcgttcgtggaat
This portion of the Festucalex cinctus isolate MCC-2025b chromosome 19, RoL_Fcin_1.0, whole genome shotgun sequence genome encodes:
- the LOC144007937 gene encoding sodium channel regulatory subunit beta-1-like isoform X2 — protein: MTPIHILLLFLTGTLFVHQCNGACAEPDSDTEAVVGQGFKLTCISCKRRSEVKASATVEWYFKAKGEVDFVQIYTYGEMRPTIENEHFMDRLDWNGSKRSNDIQDASIYILNVTLNDSGTYRCFFNRILTYENYEYTTVVSKVVYLSVVEKATRGTASIVSEVMMYVSIIGLQVWLLIEMIYCYRKIAAAGEEALREAANAEYLAIASESKDNCAGAQVGE
- the LOC144007937 gene encoding sodium channel regulatory subunit beta-1-like isoform X1, giving the protein MRFKLIESNGKNEWWNTSILAAAVTDVHRSFYRSTSAASTQAELLLLWRSIRHCDRTKDVSAGFLFPLCNGACAEPDSDTEAVVGQGFKLTCISCKRRSEVKASATVEWYFKAKGEVDFVQIYTYGEMRPTIENEHFMDRLDWNGSKRSNDIQDASIYILNVTLNDSGTYRCFFNRILTYENYEYTTVVSKVVYLSVVEKATRGTASIVSEVMMYVSIIGLQVWLLIEMIYCYRKIAAAGEEALREAANAEYLAIASESKDNCAGAQVGE